One stretch of Aquimarina sp. Aq107 DNA includes these proteins:
- a CDS encoding glycoside hydrolase family 36 protein yields the protein MKEVITHNIEVIQESKDFRVDITLLEEQNGVTIYNINFTSKTTFTPQKVTFKWKIPAVNIKGVWKPTTDFAKRIMDDWELDHMESRISVDSPVISLFGHDDNNVITFACSDAINTKKLNALYREEDNCIHCHISFFTERHHSISNYNAQLRIDQSDQSFSESLKNVGKWWESFENLTPVTVPDLAKVPVYSTWYQFHQKLNIETLIEECKIASDLGYELIIIDDGWQTKDENRGYDYTGDWYPERIPKMKHFVSKIHATGMKLALWYSVPFCGKKSEAYKKFKGKFLTEEHRWAPVFDPRYPEVREYLINLYVNALNMWGIDGFKLDFIDEFKVYPSTKLTKENGRDYSSVNLAVDRLMTDIISSLHAINQEVVIEFRQKYTGPAMRKYGNMFRAFDCPGDSLMNRVRITDIKMICGDTAVHSDMFTYHKQEPLEIKALQLVNILFGVPQLSVLLQEATSEELSMIHFYTHYWRNHSQIFLKGNFIPQKPLANYPILKSSLNDHTIIGVFDNYIVDFNEITNKIDIINGQLVTKIVLNSDKNYGAYHCTTYDCTGKITHECNLMILIGVVQIKAPVCGLIRLEKNTGS from the coding sequence ATGAAAGAAGTAATTACTCATAATATCGAGGTAATACAAGAATCCAAAGATTTTCGAGTTGACATCACGCTACTTGAAGAACAAAATGGAGTCACTATATATAATATAAATTTTACATCCAAAACTACATTTACACCTCAAAAGGTAACCTTTAAATGGAAGATTCCCGCGGTTAATATCAAAGGTGTTTGGAAACCTACTACTGATTTTGCAAAAAGAATCATGGATGATTGGGAATTGGATCATATGGAATCAAGAATTTCTGTTGATTCTCCAGTAATTTCATTATTTGGCCATGACGACAACAACGTTATCACCTTTGCTTGTTCTGATGCAATAAACACCAAAAAACTTAATGCCTTATATCGAGAAGAAGATAACTGTATCCATTGTCACATATCGTTTTTTACAGAAAGACATCATTCAATTTCTAATTACAATGCACAGCTAAGAATAGATCAAAGTGATCAATCTTTTTCAGAATCTCTAAAAAACGTAGGGAAATGGTGGGAAAGTTTCGAAAATCTTACCCCAGTTACGGTCCCTGATTTAGCAAAAGTCCCTGTTTATTCTACTTGGTACCAGTTCCATCAAAAACTAAATATAGAAACCCTTATTGAGGAGTGTAAAATTGCATCTGATTTAGGGTATGAACTAATAATCATTGATGATGGATGGCAAACCAAGGATGAAAATAGAGGATATGATTATACTGGAGATTGGTATCCAGAAAGAATTCCTAAAATGAAACATTTTGTGAGCAAAATTCACGCTACAGGAATGAAATTAGCTTTATGGTATTCTGTTCCTTTTTGTGGTAAAAAATCAGAAGCTTATAAAAAATTTAAAGGTAAATTCCTTACAGAAGAACATCGTTGGGCTCCCGTATTTGACCCAAGATATCCAGAAGTAAGAGAATACCTAATAAATTTATATGTAAATGCCTTAAACATGTGGGGAATTGATGGATTCAAACTAGATTTTATTGATGAATTCAAAGTATACCCTAGCACCAAACTAACCAAAGAAAACGGAAGAGACTATTCCTCCGTAAATCTAGCTGTTGATCGATTAATGACTGACATCATAAGTTCCCTACACGCAATCAATCAAGAAGTTGTAATCGAATTTCGTCAAAAATATACCGGTCCAGCCATGCGAAAATATGGAAATATGTTTAGGGCTTTTGATTGCCCAGGTGATTCTTTAATGAATCGCGTACGTATCACCGATATCAAGATGATTTGTGGAGATACTGCTGTACACAGTGATATGTTTACCTATCATAAACAGGAACCTCTAGAAATAAAAGCATTACAACTGGTAAATATTTTATTTGGAGTTCCACAACTTTCTGTATTACTACAAGAAGCAACATCAGAAGAATTATCTATGATACATTTTTATACTCACTATTGGAGAAACCATTCACAGATTTTTCTTAAAGGAAACTTTATACCACAAAAACCTTTGGCTAATTACCCAATACTCAAATCTTCTCTAAATGATCATACAATTATAGGAGTGTTTGATAACTATATAGTTGATTTTAATGAAATTACAAATAAAATTGACATCATCAATGGTCAATTAGTTACTAAAATTGTGCTAAACAGTGATAAAAATTATGGAGCATATCATTGTACGACTTACGATTGTACAGGAAAAATAACACACGAATGTAACTTAATGATTCTCATTGGAGTAGTTCAGATAAAAGCTCCAGTTTGTGGATTGATTAGATTAGAAAAAAACACCGGATCTTAA
- the galE gene encoding UDP-glucose 4-epimerase GalE: protein MKILVTGGLGFIGSHTVVELQNEGYNVVIIDNCSNSTAEVLKGIKTITGKEVIFENFDLREKDKVEDFFNRHADIEGIIHFAASKAVGESVENPLLYYENNISVLVYILKELQKKDRTSFIFSSSCTVYGQADELPITENAPVKTAESPYGNTKQIGEEIIKDTCKVKPNLNAIALRYFNPIGAHPSAEIGELPIGVPQNLVPFITQTGIGLREQLSVFGDDYPTEDGTCIRDYIHVVDLAKAHVVALERLIKNNNTSNYEVFNVGTGTGSSVLEVIQSFEKVSDKKLNYKIVDRREGDITAAYANTDKANNELGWNAKSSLDEALSSAWKWEQKVRK from the coding sequence ATGAAAATACTAGTTACTGGTGGATTGGGGTTTATCGGATCGCATACCGTTGTAGAATTACAAAATGAAGGATATAATGTAGTCATTATCGATAATTGCTCAAACTCTACTGCAGAAGTTTTAAAGGGCATTAAAACTATTACAGGGAAAGAAGTTATTTTTGAAAATTTCGATCTTAGAGAAAAGGATAAAGTTGAAGATTTTTTTAATCGCCACGCTGATATTGAAGGAATTATTCATTTTGCTGCTTCGAAAGCTGTAGGAGAAAGTGTAGAAAACCCCTTATTATACTATGAAAACAACATAAGTGTTCTAGTTTATATTCTTAAAGAATTACAAAAAAAAGACCGAACTAGTTTTATATTCAGTTCTTCTTGCACTGTGTATGGACAAGCAGATGAGCTACCTATTACCGAAAATGCTCCTGTTAAAACCGCAGAATCTCCATATGGAAATACAAAACAAATAGGTGAGGAAATTATAAAAGATACTTGTAAAGTAAAACCAAACTTAAACGCGATCGCATTGCGTTATTTTAATCCTATTGGAGCCCATCCTTCTGCAGAGATTGGAGAATTACCAATTGGGGTTCCGCAAAACTTAGTTCCGTTTATTACTCAAACAGGAATTGGACTTAGAGAACAACTTTCGGTTTTTGGTGATGATTATCCTACGGAAGACGGAACTTGCATAAGAGATTATATACATGTAGTAGATCTTGCAAAAGCACATGTAGTAGCTTTAGAACGTCTAATAAAAAATAATAACACTTCTAATTATGAGGTATTTAATGTAGGAACAGGAACTGGTAGTTCTGTGCTAGAGGTTATACAGTCATTTGAGAAAGTATCTGATAAGAAATTAAACTACAAAATTGTAGACCGAAGAGAAGGTGACATTACTGCTGCTTATGCAAATACAGACAAAGCAAATAACGAATTGGGCTGGAACGCTAAGAGCAGTCTAGATGAAGCATTATCTTCTGCCTGGAAATGGGAACAAAAAGTGCGAAAATAA
- a CDS encoding peptidylprolyl isomerase, protein MAVLNKIRQRSVFLIVIIALALFSFVLADLIRNGGAISQKAANIIATINGKEIDRTDFARKVETASRNFGANGSNLQTVNYVWNQEVRQIVFDGQFEELGIRAGADQVNQLLEEGLANNPTFQNEAGVFDKAKMQEYVASIKGNPVAYQQWTDYKISLGKGALEETYLNMIKAGVGVTLKEGELAYKMENDVVDIKYVQLPFSGIPDTDVNISDAEIKAYVDKHPDLYQAEASRNMRYVFFKEEPSQQDEDQLIAEVSKDIDGLKTTENIEEFINLDKGSALKYEDRFVFKKDLPTTVSDTLYNVPVGEVYGPYKDGKYIKISKVVAQKQLHDSLKASHILVSWKGLGTAGDTERTKEEAKTLADSLLSVVKTDKAKFVTLAKDFSADTSNKDKGGDLGYFPPGRMVPAFNDYIVDNNVGDMGVVETAFGYHIITIEDKKNEQKAVKVGTIAREIEASEKTINDIFTETTKFQIATKDADFAEKAKEGEYNVLPVNKISELAENIPGIGAQRSIVQWAFKEETKVGDVKRFDVTGGYAVVQLTAKASKGTQKVEDASTSVKPILIKEKKAEMLKKKISGSTLEDIAKNQSQTVKTASALNMKTPTISGAGTEPKVVGAAFALESGQISEPIVGNNGVYVVSVTKKTPASGLDTYMSYAAQESKTQANAVNSRVFNALKEAAEIEDKRANFY, encoded by the coding sequence ATGGCAGTTTTAAATAAAATCAGACAACGTTCCGTTTTCTTAATTGTGATTATCGCTTTAGCGCTTTTCTCATTCGTATTAGCGGATTTGATTAGGAATGGAGGAGCTATTTCTCAAAAAGCAGCAAATATTATTGCTACAATAAATGGGAAAGAAATTGATAGAACTGATTTTGCAAGAAAAGTCGAGACAGCATCTAGAAATTTTGGAGCCAATGGATCAAATTTACAGACTGTAAATTATGTTTGGAATCAAGAAGTTAGACAGATCGTTTTTGATGGACAATTTGAAGAATTAGGAATTAGAGCTGGAGCAGATCAGGTAAATCAATTGTTAGAAGAAGGATTGGCAAATAATCCAACTTTTCAAAACGAAGCTGGAGTATTTGATAAAGCAAAGATGCAAGAATATGTTGCTAGTATTAAAGGAAACCCTGTAGCTTACCAGCAATGGACAGACTATAAAATATCTTTGGGTAAAGGAGCTTTAGAAGAAACGTATCTAAATATGATCAAAGCTGGAGTTGGCGTAACTCTTAAAGAGGGAGAGCTAGCTTATAAAATGGAAAACGATGTTGTAGATATAAAATATGTTCAACTTCCATTTTCAGGAATACCAGATACGGATGTGAATATATCTGATGCTGAGATTAAGGCTTACGTAGACAAACATCCTGACTTATATCAGGCGGAAGCTTCTAGAAATATGAGATATGTGTTCTTTAAAGAAGAGCCAAGTCAGCAAGATGAAGATCAATTGATAGCAGAGGTATCTAAGGATATAGATGGTCTTAAAACGACAGAAAATATCGAAGAATTTATAAATCTAGATAAGGGATCTGCATTAAAGTATGAAGATCGTTTTGTTTTTAAGAAAGATCTACCAACTACTGTTAGTGATACTTTATATAATGTTCCAGTTGGAGAGGTTTATGGACCTTATAAGGATGGAAAATACATTAAAATTTCTAAAGTTGTTGCACAAAAACAACTACATGATTCGTTAAAGGCTAGCCATATTTTAGTTTCTTGGAAAGGTTTAGGTACAGCTGGTGATACTGAAAGAACTAAGGAAGAAGCAAAAACACTTGCAGATAGTTTGCTAAGTGTAGTAAAGACTGATAAAGCTAAGTTTGTAACATTAGCAAAAGATTTTTCTGCAGATACTTCTAATAAGGATAAAGGTGGAGATTTAGGTTATTTTCCTCCAGGTAGAATGGTACCGGCATTTAATGATTACATTGTAGATAATAATGTTGGAGATATGGGAGTAGTAGAAACTGCTTTTGGATATCATATTATTACTATTGAGGATAAAAAGAACGAACAAAAAGCTGTTAAGGTTGGAACCATCGCTAGAGAGATAGAGGCTAGTGAAAAAACTATCAACGATATTTTTACGGAAACAACTAAATTTCAAATCGCTACAAAAGATGCTGATTTTGCTGAGAAAGCAAAGGAAGGTGAATATAATGTTCTTCCAGTAAATAAAATTAGTGAGTTAGCAGAAAATATTCCAGGAATTGGTGCGCAACGATCAATTGTTCAATGGGCATTTAAGGAAGAAACTAAGGTAGGAGATGTAAAACGTTTTGATGTTACTGGTGGATATGCTGTTGTACAACTTACAGCAAAAGCATCTAAAGGAACCCAAAAAGTAGAAGACGCAAGTACTTCAGTAAAACCTATTCTTATTAAGGAGAAAAAAGCTGAAATGCTTAAAAAGAAAATTTCAGGAAGCACCTTAGAAGATATTGCTAAAAATCAATCTCAAACAGTTAAGACTGCATCTGCATTAAATATGAAAACACCTACGATAAGTGGAGCTGGAACAGAACCTAAAGTTGTTGGTGCTGCATTCGCTTTAGAGAGTGGTCAAATTTCTGAACCAATTGTAGGGAATAATGGAGTTTATGTTGTTTCTGTAACAAAGAAAACTCCTGCTAGTGGATTAGATACGTATATGAGCTATGCTGCACAAGAATCTAAGACGCAAGCCAACGCAGTTAATTCTAGAGTGTTTAATGCATTAAAAGAAGCTGCTGAGATAGAAGACAAAAGAGCTAATTTCTATTAA
- a CDS encoding solute:sodium symporter family transporter, whose translation MGILSFIGFTLLVAIYAWWKTRSTDEKSADGYYLGGRSLGAITIAGSLLLTNLSAEQIVGLNGQAFTEGILVMAWETLAAIAMILTAIWLLPKYMKVGITTIPEFIEKRFDENTKAILSVLFLIAFSIVLLPTILYSGSLAFSTMFDLPSLLNLSQSATISLCVWSIGLIGVIYAIFGGLKAVAVSDLINAIGLLIGGLLIPYFGLKLIGDGNMMNGVQTLWTENRDKFNVTGGVTSSIPVGTIFTGMMIAQMYYWGTNQSILQRVFGAKSLKEGQKGMMLAAFVKFLIPIIVVLPGIIAWNVFNGELDSADQAYPELVRKVLPPALLGFFAAVLFGAVLSSFNSLLNSSATLFGFDLYKKFFKPNANELQTVKAGKLFGLIIAIISMTIAPFIANAPEGLFSYIQQALGSLSVPILAVVIIGILTKKVPAIGAKIVLIAGVLMYLISLLILGPYFTNEALVEASINGITDVDQLAIIKAEAYPHFLHIMGILFVINVIIMLIIGVLKPKTEIYTPITTDVIDTTPWKYALITGGIITALVVSTYLIF comes from the coding sequence ATGGGCATATTATCATTTATCGGATTTACATTACTTGTAGCAATATATGCTTGGTGGAAAACTCGGAGTACAGACGAAAAATCTGCTGATGGGTATTACTTAGGAGGCAGAAGTCTTGGTGCTATCACTATTGCAGGTTCATTATTACTTACCAATTTATCGGCAGAACAAATTGTTGGTTTAAATGGTCAAGCATTTACAGAAGGTATTCTGGTAATGGCTTGGGAGACACTAGCTGCTATTGCTATGATACTTACAGCTATATGGTTATTACCAAAATACATGAAAGTTGGTATTACCACCATTCCAGAATTTATAGAAAAACGTTTTGACGAAAACACAAAAGCAATACTATCTGTTTTATTTTTAATTGCGTTTAGTATTGTGTTGCTACCTACAATCCTTTATTCTGGATCACTAGCATTTAGCACTATGTTTGATTTACCATCTTTATTAAATCTATCCCAATCTGCTACTATTTCGCTTTGTGTATGGAGCATTGGATTGATTGGGGTTATATATGCAATTTTTGGAGGATTAAAAGCTGTTGCCGTGTCGGATCTTATAAATGCAATAGGTTTATTAATAGGCGGATTATTGATTCCATATTTCGGATTGAAGTTAATTGGTGATGGAAACATGATGAATGGTGTACAAACTTTGTGGACAGAAAATCGAGATAAATTTAATGTAACTGGAGGAGTTACTTCATCAATCCCAGTAGGAACTATTTTTACAGGAATGATGATTGCTCAAATGTATTATTGGGGAACAAATCAATCTATATTACAACGTGTTTTTGGCGCTAAAAGCTTAAAAGAAGGGCAAAAAGGTATGATGCTTGCTGCCTTTGTAAAATTTTTGATACCAATAATTGTTGTGCTTCCTGGAATTATTGCTTGGAATGTTTTTAATGGAGAACTTGATTCTGCGGATCAAGCCTATCCAGAATTAGTGCGAAAAGTTCTTCCTCCTGCGTTACTTGGTTTTTTTGCCGCTGTTCTTTTTGGAGCTGTTCTAAGTTCTTTTAATAGTTTATTAAATAGCAGCGCCACACTATTTGGATTTGACCTTTACAAAAAATTCTTTAAGCCTAATGCTAATGAACTTCAAACAGTAAAAGCTGGAAAACTATTTGGACTTATTATAGCCATAATTTCCATGACGATTGCACCATTTATAGCAAATGCTCCTGAAGGATTATTTTCCTATATTCAACAGGCATTAGGAAGTTTAAGTGTTCCTATTTTGGCGGTTGTTATCATTGGTATTTTAACAAAAAAAGTTCCTGCTATCGGTGCTAAAATAGTCCTAATTGCAGGAGTACTTATGTACTTAATAAGTTTACTCATTCTTGGCCCTTATTTTACAAATGAAGCCTTAGTAGAAGCTTCTATTAATGGCATTACAGATGTAGATCAATTAGCCATTATAAAAGCTGAAGCATATCCTCATTTTTTACATATTATGGGTATCTTATTTGTAATCAATGTAATTATCATGCTGATCATTGGAGTACTAAAACCAAAAACAGAAATTTACACACCTATTACCACGGATGTTATAGACACTACTCCTTGGAAATATGCCTTGATCACTGGAGGGATTATTACAGCTTTAGTAGTGAGTACATATTTGATTTTCTAA
- the glpK gene encoding glycerol kinase GlpK, whose amino-acid sequence MDKKYIIAFDQGTTSTRAIIFDNNGSICGISQKELTQHYPQSGWVEHDPEEIFQHQKNVFEEVLATSKISIDQIAGVGITNQRETTVVWDKTTGKPVHNAIVWLDKRTSNICKNLKSIGLEDYVSKNTGLVIDSYFSGTKLKWILDNVEGAREKANKGDLLFGTIDTWLIWKFTNGSRHVTDHSNASRTMLYNIIRLEWDETMLNALDIPKEMLPKVQYSSSDFGNISYQGKEIPIYGVAGDQQASLFGQGGYKSGIAKNTYGTGCFLLLNTGKKAYHSKNGLLTTLCCSLPEDNIKYALEGSVFVGGASVQWLRDKLQVISKASETEEICISTPSSKGLYVVPAFAGLGAPYWDMNAKGAIYGLTLDSGKNEIIKATVDALAYQTRDVLDAMVEDSGKLMKELKVDGGASANNYLMQFQADILNVEVDRPAMLEVTALGAAFLAGIKAGVWTKKDISRIRIVDTKFKPQINEHERSRKYSGWKDAVERTKSTNAKMLSVKEQGPIRFSILDRHIQLQKAQTTKYDLFIIGGGVTGAGIALDAASRGLKVCLVEKNDFASGTSNKSTKLIHGGLRYLKQMEIGLVKESGSERAMVHKLAPHLVVPEKMLLPLIEGGTYGKMMTAIGLKVYDFLANVEGDDKRKMLSIEETIAKEPLLNKNGLTGGGYYAEYRTDDARLTVELLKKAASYGANIINYCEMTTFNYDTEGKIKSLECLEYNSNKKITIKSRNYVSAAGPWVDLLREKDHSMNNKYLHLTKGVHIVFSRDQFPLTQSIYFDVSDGRMIFAIPRGRATYVGTTDTNYKANLNRVVATQEDAQYLLDAVNNMFPSVQLTIDHIESNWAGLRPLIHEDGKDPSELSRKDEIFISKTGLISIAGGKLTGYRKMAQRVIDAVLKTMSSKKREQFSKSHTQNIPLTNDPLKDTEEVEKYLLQINQQLKDLNIQDEYYGWYLATTYGKQANTIIDKVGYFLNDSIEEKLIRSEVWYGVHHEMINGLADFFVRRTGRLYFDINSVRRYRSLVQEDLIKYLHWDEQRLAKENEYLDLLLQDASTYYEHEIA is encoded by the coding sequence ATGGATAAAAAATATATCATTGCATTTGATCAAGGAACAACTAGTACTAGAGCTATTATTTTTGATAATAATGGCAGTATTTGTGGCATCTCTCAAAAAGAACTAACACAACATTATCCTCAATCTGGATGGGTAGAACATGATCCTGAAGAAATTTTTCAACATCAAAAAAACGTTTTTGAAGAAGTATTAGCTACATCTAAAATAAGTATTGATCAAATCGCTGGTGTTGGAATCACCAATCAAAGAGAGACAACAGTTGTTTGGGATAAAACTACAGGGAAACCAGTACATAACGCTATTGTTTGGTTAGACAAAAGAACTTCTAACATTTGTAAAAATCTTAAGTCTATTGGTTTAGAAGATTATGTTTCTAAGAACACCGGTTTGGTAATTGACTCTTATTTTTCTGGCACAAAATTAAAATGGATTCTAGACAATGTAGAAGGGGCAAGAGAAAAAGCTAACAAAGGAGATCTGCTATTTGGTACAATTGATACCTGGCTAATTTGGAAATTTACAAATGGATCAAGACATGTGACGGATCATTCCAACGCATCTCGAACAATGTTATATAATATCATACGATTAGAATGGGATGAAACTATGTTAAATGCATTAGACATTCCTAAGGAAATGTTACCCAAAGTTCAATATTCATCATCAGACTTTGGAAATATTTCTTATCAAGGAAAAGAGATTCCGATATATGGAGTTGCCGGAGATCAACAAGCATCTTTATTTGGCCAAGGTGGTTATAAATCAGGAATTGCTAAAAACACCTATGGCACAGGCTGTTTTTTATTATTAAATACAGGAAAAAAAGCCTACCATTCTAAGAATGGCTTATTAACAACTTTATGTTGTAGTCTTCCTGAAGATAATATCAAATATGCGCTCGAAGGTAGTGTTTTCGTAGGGGGTGCTTCTGTACAATGGCTTCGTGATAAATTGCAAGTCATTTCTAAAGCTTCTGAAACAGAAGAGATCTGTATATCTACTCCCTCTTCTAAAGGTTTGTACGTTGTTCCTGCTTTTGCCGGTCTTGGAGCTCCTTATTGGGACATGAATGCTAAAGGAGCAATATATGGACTAACATTGGATTCCGGTAAAAATGAAATTATAAAAGCTACTGTAGATGCCTTAGCCTACCAAACTCGTGATGTATTAGATGCTATGGTCGAAGATAGTGGTAAGCTAATGAAAGAACTTAAAGTAGATGGAGGCGCATCTGCTAACAACTATTTGATGCAATTTCAGGCTGACATCCTCAATGTAGAGGTTGATCGACCAGCAATGTTAGAAGTTACAGCACTTGGTGCTGCATTCCTGGCAGGAATAAAAGCTGGGGTTTGGACTAAAAAAGACATTTCCAGAATTAGAATTGTCGATACTAAGTTTAAACCCCAGATTAATGAACACGAAAGAAGTAGAAAATATAGTGGATGGAAGGACGCAGTAGAACGCACAAAATCTACCAATGCAAAAATGCTATCTGTAAAAGAACAAGGTCCTATACGTTTTTCTATTCTAGACCGACACATACAATTACAAAAAGCACAAACTACCAAATATGATCTCTTTATTATTGGTGGTGGTGTGACCGGAGCCGGAATTGCTTTAGACGCAGCTTCGAGAGGCTTAAAAGTATGCCTGGTAGAAAAAAACGATTTTGCATCCGGAACCAGTAATAAGTCTACAAAACTGATTCACGGTGGACTACGATATCTAAAACAAATGGAAATAGGTTTGGTAAAAGAATCAGGAAGTGAGCGTGCTATGGTTCATAAACTTGCCCCCCATTTAGTCGTTCCAGAAAAAATGTTATTGCCATTAATAGAAGGTGGTACGTATGGAAAGATGATGACTGCGATTGGATTAAAAGTATATGATTTTTTAGCAAATGTAGAAGGAGATGACAAACGAAAAATGCTAAGTATTGAAGAAACAATTGCCAAGGAACCTTTATTAAATAAAAATGGACTTACTGGAGGTGGTTATTATGCAGAATATCGTACAGATGATGCGAGACTTACCGTAGAGCTTCTTAAAAAAGCAGCTTCATATGGAGCAAACATCATCAATTATTGCGAAATGACAACCTTTAACTATGATACTGAAGGAAAAATAAAAAGTTTAGAGTGTTTAGAATATAATTCGAATAAAAAAATAACTATAAAATCCAGAAACTATGTTTCTGCAGCAGGTCCTTGGGTGGATTTATTAAGAGAAAAAGATCACTCAATGAACAACAAGTATCTGCACCTAACTAAAGGAGTGCACATTGTTTTTTCAAGAGATCAATTTCCTCTTACACAATCTATCTATTTTGATGTATCCGATGGAAGAATGATTTTTGCTATCCCCAGAGGTCGCGCAACATATGTAGGAACTACGGATACCAACTACAAGGCTAATTTAAACCGGGTAGTAGCTACACAAGAAGATGCTCAATACTTATTAGACGCGGTTAATAATATGTTCCCTTCTGTGCAACTCACAATAGATCACATAGAGTCTAACTGGGCTGGACTGCGACCACTGATACACGAAGACGGCAAAGACCCTTCAGAATTATCCAGAAAAGATGAGATATTTATTTCTAAAACAGGATTGATTTCAATAGCTGGAGGAAAATTAACAGGGTATCGTAAAATGGCGCAACGTGTTATTGATGCAGTTCTTAAAACAATGAGCTCCAAAAAAAGAGAACAATTCTCAAAATCACATACACAAAATATACCACTTACTAATGATCCATTAAAAGATACTGAAGAAGTGGAAAAATATCTTCTACAAATTAATCAACAGCTAAAAGATCTAAATATACAGGATGAATACTACGGATGGTATTTAGCCACTACATATGGTAAACAAGCTAATACTATTATTGATAAAGTTGGTTACTTTCTAAACGATTCTATTGAAGAAAAATTAATACGATCAGAAGTCTGGTATGGCGTACATCATGAGATGATAAACGGTTTGGCAGATTTTTTTGTGCGACGAACCGGTAGACTCTATTTTGATATTAATAGTGTTCGTCGATATCGATCATTAGTACAAGAAGATCTTATAAAATATTTACATTGGGATGAACAACGTCTGGCAAAGGAAAATGAATACCTAGATTTGTTATTACAAGATGCATCCACTTATTATGAGCACGAAATTGCTTAA